The proteins below come from a single Bacillus sp. SM2101 genomic window:
- the rlmH gene encoding 23S rRNA (pseudouridine(1915)-N(3))-methyltransferase RlmH: protein MNISIISIGKLKEKYLKQGIQEYLKRLTPYAKVNIIELPDEKAPEALSGQQMEQIKQKEGERILAKISEDTHVIALAIEGKMKTSEQLAKDLDHLATYGKSKVAFVIGGSLGLSNEVMQRSNESLSFSKMTFPHQLMRLILLEQVYRAFRINRGEPYHK, encoded by the coding sequence GTGAATATCTCAATTATTTCAATTGGAAAACTAAAAGAAAAATACTTAAAGCAAGGCATACAAGAGTACTTAAAACGCCTCACACCTTATGCAAAGGTGAATATCATCGAGCTCCCAGACGAAAAAGCACCCGAAGCCTTAAGCGGGCAACAAATGGAACAAATCAAACAAAAGGAAGGCGAGCGCATACTCGCAAAAATATCAGAAGACACCCACGTCATCGCCCTTGCCATCGAAGGCAAAATGAAAACATCCGAACAGCTCGCAAAAGACCTCGATCATTTGGCAACGTACGGAAAAAGCAAAGTTGCTTTTGTGATTGGTGGGTCGCTAGGACTAAGTAATGAAGTAATGCAGAGGTCGAACGAATCGTTGTCATTTTCTAAGATGACGTTTCCTCATCAGTTGATGAGATTGATTTTGTTGGAACAGGTTTATCGGGCGTTTCGGATTAATAGGGGGGAACCGTACCATAAATAG
- a CDS encoding S1C family serine protease encodes MGYYDQDYEQAQGKQKGNRGGWFLSALVGAILGALLVVIAIPTLVNLDVLPYDIAINEEQAEQLETNNGTPINEGTNKNIAVNVSSQITDAVDKVSDAVVGVVNIQQAGFWSNNEAGAQEAGTGSGVIYKKDNGKAYVVTNHHVIEGANAVEVSLADGTRVPATILGSDIWTDLAVLEIDGEHVTTVAEFGDSDQINLGEPVIAIGNPLGLEFSGSVTQGIVSGLNRSVPMDINGDGTYDWNSEVLQTDAAINPGNSGGALVNIDGQVIGINSMKIAEQAVEGIGFSIPSNYALPVIQDLEQYQEVRRPYMGVGDLVSLNEISDYHKKQTLHLPEDVTEGVVIQRVEPNSPASQAGLAELDVIVAMDGVQITDTIELRKYLYNEKAIGDTMDVTIFRDGEEQTVTLKLIEEIF; translated from the coding sequence ATGGGATATTATGATCAAGACTATGAGCAAGCTCAAGGAAAGCAAAAAGGAAATCGAGGCGGTTGGTTTTTATCAGCACTTGTTGGGGCTATTCTGGGAGCATTGCTAGTTGTTATTGCAATTCCTACTTTAGTTAATTTAGATGTTTTACCGTATGATATAGCTATTAACGAGGAGCAAGCTGAGCAACTCGAAACAAATAACGGGACACCAATAAATGAGGGAACTAATAAAAATATTGCCGTCAATGTATCCTCACAAATAACGGATGCAGTTGATAAAGTATCAGACGCAGTTGTCGGTGTAGTGAATATTCAACAAGCCGGCTTTTGGAGTAACAACGAAGCTGGAGCACAAGAAGCAGGAACAGGATCAGGAGTTATTTATAAAAAAGATAACGGTAAAGCTTACGTTGTTACTAATCACCATGTCATCGAAGGTGCTAATGCAGTAGAAGTAAGCTTGGCTGACGGAACCCGCGTACCAGCAACCATACTTGGAAGTGATATTTGGACTGACTTAGCAGTTCTTGAAATTGATGGTGAACATGTTACAACGGTAGCCGAGTTTGGTGACTCTGATCAAATTAATCTAGGTGAGCCAGTCATTGCTATTGGAAATCCATTAGGCTTGGAGTTTTCTGGTTCAGTAACACAAGGGATCGTATCAGGTTTAAATCGTTCTGTACCAATGGACATTAATGGGGATGGTACGTATGATTGGAACTCTGAAGTTTTGCAAACAGATGCAGCAATTAACCCAGGTAATAGCGGTGGAGCATTAGTTAACATCGATGGTCAAGTCATAGGGATTAACTCAATGAAAATAGCTGAACAAGCAGTTGAAGGAATTGGCTTCTCAATTCCAAGTAATTATGCGCTACCAGTCATTCAGGACTTAGAGCAATACCAGGAAGTGCGGCGTCCTTATATGGGAGTAGGAGACTTGGTATCGTTAAATGAGATCTCAGATTACCATAAAAAACAAACACTTCATTTACCCGAAGATGTTACAGAAGGTGTCGTCATCCAGCGAGTAGAACCTAATTCTCCAGCAAGCCAAGCAGGCTTAGCAGAATTAGACGTCATTGTCGCAATGGATGGTGTACAAATTACAGATACAATTGAATTAAGAAAGTACTTGTATAATGAAAAAGCAATTGGCGACACGATGGATGTCACTATCTTCCGAGACGGTGAAGAACAAACAGTCACACTGAAGTTGATTGAAGAAATATTTTAG
- a CDS encoding recombinase family protein encodes MIEIKNVAIYCRVSTEEQASEGYSISAQLQTLRQYVHLYDWQIAEEYVDEGISGKDIKGRPAMQRMILDVEKDKFQAVLVWKISRLSRNMLDTLVLLDKFEEFDVKFISYSENFDTGSPIGRLVVQLMASIAEMERNTLSENVKLGMTQRAKEGSWNGGVVFGYDSIEKELIVNPIEAEIVQLIFTLYIEGKGLKAIANHLNKTGYRTKRSKHFSINSIATILDNPIYNGKIRWLQVENWDKKRRRGKNTNPILVNGKHKAIISDELWNIVHARRKIKSFKQRQSNEPFLLSSILRCPTCDQGMVPSITTYTRKDGTKRKHRYYVCGEFHNKGSAACKANSIKAYDAEDAIIKRIMEFLNDPSGFNKTIENINKDTVQLNVELKEQLENTETELKKANVMQDKYMEAFEQNLFPISILQERLQKLSISKTDLEQKKNELSVQLSSSDSKSIPPDLVRYLLEMYVQVFPQSSREKKKQLFQLLLNKITIKQSDGPSRTVDKIELDFDFSEVNLSRTFTLIHILYLESDNSEVDCPSNPDSKDKISPYLQIFLPLFMVRFPPINPKRPINLFQQNQSHQLMRKRHLRK; translated from the coding sequence ATGATTGAAATAAAAAATGTGGCAATATACTGTCGTGTCAGCACCGAAGAGCAAGCAAGTGAAGGCTACAGCATCTCAGCTCAATTGCAAACCTTACGGCAATATGTTCATCTTTACGACTGGCAGATCGCTGAAGAATACGTCGATGAGGGCATTAGTGGTAAAGATATTAAAGGCCGACCAGCAATGCAAAGAATGATATTGGATGTGGAGAAGGACAAATTCCAAGCTGTACTGGTATGGAAAATATCACGTCTTTCAAGAAATATGTTAGATACTCTTGTGCTACTAGATAAATTTGAAGAGTTTGATGTAAAGTTTATTTCCTACTCAGAAAATTTTGATACTGGGAGTCCCATTGGTCGTCTTGTCGTCCAACTGATGGCATCTATTGCAGAAATGGAAAGAAATACTCTCTCGGAGAACGTCAAGCTGGGCATGACTCAACGAGCTAAAGAAGGGAGCTGGAATGGTGGTGTGGTTTTCGGTTATGATTCTATAGAAAAAGAGCTTATTGTTAACCCCATTGAAGCAGAAATTGTTCAACTTATATTTACCTTATATATAGAAGGTAAGGGTCTTAAGGCTATAGCTAATCATTTAAACAAAACAGGCTATCGGACTAAACGCAGTAAACACTTCTCAATAAATAGCATTGCTACCATATTAGATAATCCTATCTACAATGGTAAAATCCGCTGGTTACAAGTTGAGAACTGGGATAAAAAGAGAAGACGTGGAAAAAATACGAACCCCATTTTAGTTAATGGGAAACACAAAGCTATTATCTCGGACGAACTTTGGAATATCGTGCATGCCCGTAGAAAGATTAAGTCTTTTAAGCAGCGACAATCCAACGAGCCGTTCCTTTTAAGTAGCATTCTTCGATGTCCTACCTGCGACCAAGGTATGGTTCCATCCATCACTACTTATACTCGAAAAGATGGAACTAAAAGAAAACATCGCTATTATGTCTGCGGCGAATTCCACAACAAAGGATCAGCTGCTTGTAAAGCCAATTCAATTAAAGCATACGATGCAGAAGATGCTATTATTAAACGAATAATGGAATTCCTAAACGATCCATCTGGTTTTAATAAAACCATAGAAAATATCAATAAGGACACGGTTCAATTAAATGTTGAACTAAAGGAACAATTAGAAAATACTGAAACGGAACTTAAAAAAGCCAATGTCATGCAAGATAAATATATGGAAGCTTTTGAGCAAAACCTCTTCCCAATCTCCATCTTACAGGAAAGGTTACAGAAGTTATCTATATCGAAGACTGACTTGGAACAAAAGAAAAATGAACTTAGCGTTCAACTAAGTTCATCAGACTCAAAAAGTATTCCACCAGACTTGGTTAGGTATTTATTAGAAATGTATGTACAAGTATTTCCACAGTCCTCGAGAGAAAAGAAAAAACAACTGTTTCAGCTTTTGCTAAATAAGATTACAATCAAACAGTCCGACGGTCCTTCTCGAACTGTAGATAAAATAGAACTTGATTTTGACTTTTCAGAAGTAAACCTGTCAAGGACATTTACACTTATCCACATCCTGTATCTTGAATCAGATAATTCTGAAGTAGATTGCCCTTCAAACCCTGATTCAAAAGATAAAATATCACCTTATCTTCAGATTTTTTTGCCTCTATTTATGGTACGGTTCCCCCCTATTAATCCGAAACGCCCGATAAACCTGTTCCAACAAAATCAATCTCATCAACTGATGAGGAAACGTCATCTTAGAAAATGA
- a CDS encoding CxxH/CxxC protein has product MKCCDEHIDLAIDMYVDEHEIAPEINMLNEEEKLSTCCEFCRNQATYIVGN; this is encoded by the coding sequence ATGAAATGCTGTGATGAACATATAGATTTAGCCATTGATATGTATGTAGATGAACATGAAATTGCACCAGAAATAAATATGCTAAATGAAGAAGAAAAGTTGTCAACATGCTGTGAATTTTGTCGAAATCAAGCAACATATATTGTAGGGAACTAA
- a CDS encoding trypsin-like peptidase domain-containing protein, whose amino-acid sequence MGYYDDGYVHIQKRYKRKRKKKGWLLTVFIGAVVGTFIVIMFIPLLAKLDVLPYKIVYEHEKIQLPEEIDSVSVTAASSRNMSVNVITPVTEAVEKVSEAVVGVVNIQEASFWSSRGTVEAGTGSGVIYKKDRDIAYIVTNHHVVEQANRVEVVLYDGTRVNADIVGTDALTDLAVLKIDAKDITVIAELGDSDQLKIGETVIAIGNPLGIHLSGSVTKGIISGTNRFIPVEVESKGRIIDWFAEVLQTDAAINPGNSGGALVDMNGKVIGINSMKIARHTVEGIGLSIPINYVQQTIENLEENGVIRRPYMGVELTSLQDIKVEHLQKTLKLPTEVTKGVAITGVERSSPADEAGLQEFDVIVELDGEQINDLTSLRRHLYTKKSVGDTMEVTLFRQGFKQTITMKLSKYILL is encoded by the coding sequence ATGGGCTATTATGACGATGGTTATGTTCACATACAAAAAAGATACAAAAGGAAGAGAAAGAAAAAAGGTTGGTTGTTAACTGTATTTATAGGTGCAGTTGTCGGCACATTCATTGTCATTATGTTCATTCCTCTATTAGCAAAATTAGATGTCCTCCCTTATAAAATTGTATATGAACACGAAAAAATTCAATTACCAGAGGAAATTGATTCTGTCTCAGTTACAGCAGCCTCTAGTAGAAATATGTCAGTCAATGTGATTACACCTGTAACTGAAGCTGTAGAGAAAGTTTCAGAGGCAGTTGTCGGTGTCGTAAACATTCAAGAAGCAAGCTTTTGGTCAAGTAGAGGAACGGTCGAAGCTGGTACTGGTTCAGGTGTTATATATAAAAAAGACCGTGACATAGCATATATTGTGACAAATCACCATGTTGTTGAACAGGCTAATCGCGTTGAAGTCGTACTATATGATGGTACACGTGTAAATGCGGACATAGTCGGAACTGACGCATTAACAGATTTGGCTGTACTCAAAATTGATGCAAAGGATATAACGGTCATTGCCGAATTAGGTGACTCAGATCAGTTGAAAATTGGGGAAACCGTCATCGCAATAGGTAACCCATTAGGAATCCATCTATCAGGTTCCGTCACAAAAGGCATTATTTCTGGTACAAATCGGTTTATCCCAGTTGAAGTAGAATCAAAAGGCAGAATCATTGATTGGTTTGCTGAGGTTTTACAAACCGATGCTGCGATAAACCCAGGAAATAGTGGAGGCGCACTCGTAGATATGAATGGAAAGGTCATCGGCATAAATTCGATGAAAATTGCAAGGCATACTGTTGAAGGTATTGGCCTTTCGATCCCAATTAACTACGTACAACAAACAATTGAAAACTTAGAAGAGAATGGCGTGATTAGACGCCCTTATATGGGGGTAGAATTAACCTCTTTACAAGATATTAAGGTAGAGCATTTACAAAAAACATTAAAGCTACCAACAGAAGTGACTAAAGGTGTAGCTATCACTGGCGTTGAACGGTCTTCACCTGCTGACGAAGCCGGTTTGCAAGAGTTTGATGTCATTGTCGAACTTGACGGTGAGCAAATAAATGACCTAACAAGCTTAAGAAGGCACTTATATACGAAAAAGTCAGTAGGAGATACGATGGAAGTAACATTGTTTCGACAAGGATTTAAACAAACGATAACGATGAAGCTGTCTAAATATATTTTGCTGTAG